The Desulfotomaculum sp. nucleotide sequence AAATGATTATCAAAAAAGAGGATTTTAATAAAGCTCCTTTTCGTGCCATTATGGAAATAATAAAATCACCGGATTATAAATCAGAAATAATTGGAATTGGCGGATATAATATTAACGAAATAGGAAAGATCGTCACCTGAAGCCAATCAAATACAGGGGGACGGTTCTTAAAGCGTATAAAAACATAAGTATATACGCGAGAACCGTCCCCCTGTATTTGCAGATTCGCCTGGTTTTATACCTTGGGCATCCTTCTATGGGCTAAGTGACTGCTACTGCCTGTACTTTTTCTTCCACTCTTCAAAATCCCATGTCTTAAGGAAATTTTCAGCCGTTTTTTTACCGTTATCATATAGTTTCAGGCTTTCTTCCTGGGTAATGTCAAAGTAAGTTGTCTTTATTTCCTTTTCTATGCCGTCAATATTAATTACCGTGGGAATTCCTATTGTCCTGTCATAATCACCCTTCGACTTGGAGATATAAAAATTATCATGTGCGCCAATCATTGTGCCGACAAGCGCCATTAAATAACTTAAAGGATTGTGTATAGTATTTTTAGGATCACCTTTCTTAATTTCCCTCGTATTCGGCTCCATCAGCTTAAAACCAAATGTTGGCCATGGCGGTGAGCTGGTACCGTCGTCCATAAGCCAGATCGGATAGTTGCTTAACACCCCGCCGTCTACAATGATGTGTACCTTTCCGCTGTTGTCCTCAATCTTTACGGGCTCAAAAAACAAAGGAATGCTCATACTCATTCGCACAGCTTTGGCAATGCTGAACTGGTCAGGATTATGGCCAAAATCCTTAAGGTCCTGTGGAAGGACAAGCAGCCTGTGGTCAGTTATGTCCGTTGCAATTACCTGCAGCCTGTACATATATTTTTCTTCAGTGTAATCGGTTCTTATCTGGCCAAAAGTGGTCTTTCCCTTGGCTTCCAGCAAGTCGCCGAGCCAGGATTCAAAGTATTTACCCTCATATATTCCATACTCAAAAAGTGTACTCAGGCCCTTTCCGATAACACCGAACTTGTCCAGAAATCCCTCATCCTTGAATTTTTTGTAATCCAATTTCAGCAGTT carries:
- a CDS encoding alpha/beta hydrolase: MAIKADSVFEGGGVKGIGLVGAVAGIEEAGYVFENMAGTSAGAIVAALLAVDYKTEEIKNELLKLDYKKFKDEGFLDKFGVIGKGLSTLFEYGIYEGKYFESWLGDLLEAKGKTTFGQIRTDYTEEKYMYRLQVIATDITDHRLLVLPQDLKDFGHNPDQFSIAKAVRMSMSIPLFFEPVKIEDNSGKVHIIVDGGVLSNYPIWLMDDGTSSPPWPTFGFKLMEPNTREIKKGDPKNTIHNPLSYLMALVGTMIGAHDNFYISKSKGDYDRTIGIPTVINIDGIEKEIKTTYFDITQEESLKLYDNGKKTAENFLKTWDFEEWKKKYRQ